TGAAAATCCAAAACGTGCAGATGGTCCGCTTATCATCTTGAACGGGAACCTTGCTCCTGACGGTGCGGTTGCCAAGGTATCAGGTGTTAAGGTCCGTCGTCACGTTGGTCCAGCTAAGGTCTTTGACTCAGAAGAAGATGCTATTCAGGCTGTTCTGACAGATGAAATCGTTGATGGCGATGTAGTCGTTGTTCGTTTCGTTGGACCTAAGGGTGGTCCTGGTATGCCTGAGATGCTCTCACTTTCATCAATGATTGTTGGTAAAGGTCAAGGAGACAAGGTTGCCCTCTTGACGGATGGGCGTTTCTCTGGTGGTACTTATGGTCTGGTTGTTGGACATATCGCCCCTGAAGCTCAGGATGGTGGACCAATTGCCTACCTTCGTACAGGTGATATCGTTACGGTTGACCAAGATACCAAAGAAATTTCCATGGCCGTATCCGAAGAAGAACTTGAAAAACGCAAGGCAGAAACAACCTTGCCACCACTTTACAGCCGTGGTGTCCTCGGTAAATATGCCCACATCGTATCATCCGCTTCACGCGGAGCCGTGACAGACTTCTGGAATATGGACAAGTCAGGTAAAAAATAAACTTAAAAAGCAAGCCAATCTCGGCTTGCTTCTTTTCATCTTCAAAAGTAATTTGCCTGTTTAACGAGGTGGCAGTCCAAGGGCAATACGACCGTAGCGACTGATTCGTGTGATCTTCCAGGCAGGCGACCAGGTAACTTCAACCTTGACATCTTCGATACCCTCGATTTGTTTCAGACCTGCCACGATTTCGATAGGTAGGCTTTCGGCGCAATCACAGGCGGTGTCGGTGAAGGTCATGACAATCTTGCAGAGACCCGTTTCATCCAGATTGATTTCATAAATCAGCCCTAGATTGTACACATCCAATTCCACATCTGTATCAAAAACCTTCTCTAGTTTTTCGATAATTTGGTCTTGCAAGGCCAAAGCACGGTCATTGATTTTGATATCATCTCTCATTACAGTCCCTCCACGTGATAAATATCCTCTATTTTCTCATAATTCTGACAATTTGGCAAGTTTTTGATGAATTTTCTGAAAAATATGATAAAATGAAGAAAATACTGAATCAAGGGGAAGCCTATGGAGCAGATTGGAAAAGTCTTTAGACAATTACGAGAGTCAAGAAATATCTCGCTGAGACAGGCGACTGGGGGACAATTTTCGCCGTCCATGTTATCCCGATTTGAAACTGGTCAGAGTGAGCTTTCGGTAGAAAAGTTTCTATTTGCCCTAGAAAATATATCTGCCAGTGTGGAGGAAATCCTCTTTCTGGCGAGAGGTTTTCAGTATGATACAGATTCTGAGTTGAGAAAAGAAATCACAGATGTCTTGGATTTAAAGAATATAGCACCTCTCGAAGACTTGTATCGCAAGGAGTATCAAAAGCATGCCCATTCTCAAAACAAACAGAAACATATTCTAAATGCCATTATTATCAAGTCTTATATGAAGGGCATGGATGAAACGGTAGAGTTAACGGCAGAGGAAGGGAAAGTCCTTCATGACTACTTGTTTTCTACCGAGATTTGGGGAATCTATGAACTCAATTTATTTTCAGTCAGTTCTGCTTTTTTATCTGTTTCTCTTTTTACTAGATATGTACGAGAAATGGTACGTAAATCTGATTTTCTAATGGAAATGTCTGGCAATCGAAACCTTTTTCACACTATACTATTGAATGGTTTTTTAGCCAGCATTGAGTGTGAAGAATTTACCAATGCCTCTTATTTTAAACGTGTTATCGAAGAGCATTTCTACAATGAAAATGAGACCTATTTCCGAATTGTCTATTTGTGGGCTGAAGGCCTCCTTGATAGCAAGCAAGGTAGAGTCAAGGAAGGCCAGAAAAAGATGGAGGATGCTGTCCGTATTTTTGAGATGCTTGGCTGTAATAAATCTGCCGAATACTATAGAAATACGACCGATTGTTGAATATCTGCAAACTAAGAAAATCATTTGAAATTTTAAGCGATAGAATTGTTGACCTCTCTCGTGTCACTGGAGAAATTCTATCGTCTCTTTTCACTTATTTTTTTGTTGCATATATTCAAAAGTTTTTCCTCTAAAATTTCTAAGTGCTATACTATAGTCATACTTCACATAAAACTTCGAACAAGAAGGGAGATTACCTATGAAACTATTGTTCAGAAATCAAGCTTATCGACTCTTGACTTTGTCACGTTTCTTCAATGCTTTTGGTGCTTCGATTTTCAACCTGGTATTTATCGTCTATGCATCGACTTTGCCACAAGCTTCTTTTGCGGTTGCTATGGCGAATATTGTCATGATTATTCCGACTCTCTTTACAGTTTTTGTAGGGATTCGGGCAGATTACACGAGGAACAAGGTCAAATGGATGACCTATAGCGGTTTGTTTCAGGCGGTTTTATTTTTTCTGGCAGCCCTAGTTGTTCAGCAAGCTAGTCTCTTTGCCTTTTCTAGCCTGTGTTTAATCAATGTCATTAGTGATGTCATCAGTGATTTTGCAGGTGGCCTGCGTATGCCTCTTATTAAGGAAAAAGTAGTTGAAGATGATCTGATGGAGGCTTATTCTTTTTCCCAGTTCATCACCTATATTTCAGCTATTGGTGGTCAAGCTTTTGGAGTCTGGCTCTTAGGTCTATCGGTCAACAATTTTTCCCTCGTTGCGGGAATCAATGCCTGCTTTTTCCTAGTATCAGCCTCTATTCTCTTTTTAGGAAAAAGCAAATTAAGCCTGTCAATGTCATCTGCTGATGGTGAAATTCTAAAAAATGAGAAGCTTTCTATCAAAGACCAATTCCTAACGATTTATCGAAATTTACGTCTCGTTTTTCTTAAAGGTGGGCAGAAAAACTTTGGATTCATGATCTTTGCTGTCTTGCTTATCAATGCCTTGGGTGGTTCCTTAGGAGGCATCTACAATATCTTCTTTTTGAGCCATTCTCTTTTGGACTTTTCTTACACAGAGGCATTATTTATCAGTCAAGTCTGTGCTTTAGTAGCAGTCATCATCAGTAGCCTTACGGGTAATGATTATTTTGGGAAGCAGTCCCTGCCTAGATTGATGATGTGGGCGACCGTAGGACTCAGTCTAGTTGGTCTAGCTAACGTATTCAATCAAGTCGTGCTTGGTTTACTATTTCTCTGTTCAACTCTGTATGTGTCTGGTAAAGTTCAACCAAAGATTAGTACCATGCTCCTGAAAAATCTAACTCCAGAGGTTCTAGCTCGTACCAGTAATTTTTTAGGTCTCTTGTTTACCTTATCCATACCTGTGGGAACAGCTTGTTTTTCACTTATAGCTGTATGGAATATACAGTTGACTTGGATGCTATTTGTTGGTCTTTCCTTGCTAGCTATTCTTTTGACAGGTCTTAATCTCAAAAATGATATCTAATACTCTTCGAAAATCTCTTCAAACCACGTCAACGTCGCCTTACCGTAGATATGGTTACTGACTTCGTCAGTTCTATCCACAACCTCAAAACACTGTTTTGAGCAACCTGCGGCTAGTTTCCTAGTTTGCTCTTTGATTTTCATTGAGTATAAATCCTAATTTTATTCATACTGTTTTAATCCCTCTATTTATGGTAAAATAAGACTATTAAGTTTAAAGAGGATTCCCTATGAAATTACAAAAACCAAAAGGAACGCAGGATATTTTACCTGCTGAATCTGCCAAGTGGCAGTACGTTGAGGGCTTTGCCCGTGAAATTTTCAAGCGCTATAACTACGCAGAAGTGCGCACGCCTATTTTTGAGCATTACGAGGTTATCAGTCGCTCTGTCGGAGATACAACGGATATCGTAACCAAGGAAATGTACGACTTCTATGATAAGGGTGACCGTCATATCACCCTCCGTCCAGAAGGAACTGCGCCCGTTGTCCGTTCTTATGTGGAAAATAAACTCTTTGCCCCAGAAGTGCAAAAGCCAAGTAAGTTCTACTACATGGGCCCTATGTTCCGTTATGAGCGTCCACAGGCAGGGCGTTTGCGCCAGTTCCACCAGATTGGTGTTGAATGTTTTGGCTCTAGCAATCCAGCTACCGATGTGGAAACAATCGCTATGGCAGCCCATTTCTTGAAAGAAATCGGTATCCAAGGTGTCAAATTACACCTCAACACTCTTGGAAATCCTGAGAGCCGTGCGGCCTACCGTCAAGCCTTGATTGACTATTTGACACCGCTCAAGGAGACCTTGTCTAAGGATAGCCAACGTCGTTTGGAGGAAAATCCTCTCCGTGTCTTGGACTCTAAGGAAAAAGAAGACAAGGTGGCAGTGGAGAATGCGCCGTCTATCTTGGACTTCCTTGATGAAGAAAGCCAAGCTCATTTTGATGCTGTGCGTCAGATGTTGGAAAATCTTGGAGTAGACTATATCATCGATACCAATATGGTGCGTGGTCTGGACTACTACAACCACACCATTTTTGAGTTTATCACTGAGATTGAGGGCAATGACCTGACAGTCTGTGCGGGTGGTCGTTACGATGGTTTGGTTGCTTACTTTGGAGGCCCTGAAACTGCTGGCTTTGGTTTTGGACTTGGTGTAGAGCGCCTGCTTCTCATTCTTGAAAAGCAAGGTGTGGCCCTCCCTATCGAAAACTCTCTAGATGTCTATATCGCAGTCTTGGGTCAAGGAGCAAATGTCAAGGCTTTGGAATTGGTACAGGCTCTTCGCCAACAAGGTTTCAAAGCAGAGCGTGATTACCTCAACCGTAAACTCAAAGCTCAGTTCAAGTCAGCCGATGTCTTTGCGGCTAAGACCCTCATCACTCTAGGAGAGAGTGAAGTCGAAAGCGGACAAGTGACAGTCAAGAACAACCAAATTAGAGAAGATTCAAACAGCTCCATTTACAGCAATTTACGAAAAGAAGTACAAATCTCAATTAAAGAAATTAGCAAAAATTTCTCAGAAATCTTTGAAAAACTAGGATTTTAATAGTAGAAAAACTGGTCAGGAACCTACTCCTGACCTTTTTCTTTTGCAAAATGACAAAAATCATAAACTTTTTGACAAATATACTTGTCAAAAAGAAAAAGATGTGTTACAATGTAAGCAAGTTAAGAGAAAAGAAGAAAGGAGCTATGATGTGGGTACTAGTATTTATACTATTTATGATTTTCTTTTATTCTAATAATTCTAAAAAAATCAAGAAACTAGAGAATAAAATCAAAAAGCTTGAGCGAAAAGAGAAAGGAAATATAGAAATGTCAAGATTATTGCAAGAAATGATTGGAAAGAAACCAATTATAACGGGAGTGTATATTGGGCCAGATAACTGGGAAGTTGTGGATGTTGACGAGGAATGGGTCAAACTACGTAGCGTTGATAAAAAGGGGAAAGAAAAATTCAAGTTGCAACGTATTGAGAATATCCAAACCGTTGAATTTGACGGAGAGTAGGTGTGTAACATGCAACTCAAAAATCGTCTAAAAGAGCTTCGGGCTCGCGATGGTCTCAATCAAACCAACCTAGCCAAACTGGCAGGGGTTTCCAGACAGACCATTAGTCTACTAGAACGGGATGAGTACACCCCATCCATTATCATTGCCCTCAAAATATCTCAAATTTTCAACGAAACAGTCGAATCGGTATTTCGTTTGGAGGAGGACGAGTGATGAACAAGTATAAAGTGATCTATTATGTAGTGGGCATAGCTTTATTAGTCAGCGTATTTCTACTGATTGGGATGGACCTAGGCTGGTTTAATCCGTATCAGAGTGACCAATTTATTTGGGCCTACTTTGCTCTTATCCCAGTCGTTGACTGGATTGAAAAGAAAGTAAACAATTTAGCAAGTGAAAAAGGAGAATGAATATGAAAGAGTTTTTAGCAGGATTTCAAGTAGATACAGAACAAAAAGAACTTGCAGGTGTCTGTGCAGGTTTAGGAAATTATTTTAATATCAAGACTAACGTCGTCCGTTTGGTAGCCATTTTGCTGTTTCTTTGGTCAACAGAGTTTGGGATTTTAACAGTCATCCTATATGCTTATCTAGCAGGCTGGCTTGGGAGAGACCCTTTAGGAGAAGGGACGAAAAAAGCAAGAAATCAAGCTATTCTCTTGTTTGCTGTTTGTTTGATTTTAGTATCACTTGGAACAGAGGGCTTGACAGCAATTTATGAATCAGGTAAAGTCTTTGGTCAGTGGTTAGTTGGATTGGTTTAGTTTAGAAAGAGGTTGTATATGAAAAATAAACGTGTCTTGTTATTTTTAATTCCTGTTGTCTTGGGAGCTTT
Above is a genomic segment from Streptococcus mitis containing:
- a CDS encoding aromatic ring hydroxylase; the encoded protein is MRDDIKINDRALALQDQIIEKLEKVFDTDVELDVYNLGLIYEINLDETGLCKIVMTFTDTACDCAESLPIEIVAGLKQIEGIEDVKVEVTWSPAWKITRISRYGRIALGLPPR
- a CDS encoding MutR family transcriptional regulator, yielding MEQIGKVFRQLRESRNISLRQATGGQFSPSMLSRFETGQSELSVEKFLFALENISASVEEILFLARGFQYDTDSELRKEITDVLDLKNIAPLEDLYRKEYQKHAHSQNKQKHILNAIIIKSYMKGMDETVELTAEEGKVLHDYLFSTEIWGIYELNLFSVSSAFLSVSLFTRYVREMVRKSDFLMEMSGNRNLFHTILLNGFLASIECEEFTNASYFKRVIEEHFYNENETYFRIVYLWAEGLLDSKQGRVKEGQKKMEDAVRIFEMLGCNKSAEYYRNTTDC
- a CDS encoding transporter, producing MKLLFRNQAYRLLTLSRFFNAFGASIFNLVFIVYASTLPQASFAVAMANIVMIIPTLFTVFVGIRADYTRNKVKWMTYSGLFQAVLFFLAALVVQQASLFAFSSLCLINVISDVISDFAGGLRMPLIKEKVVEDDLMEAYSFSQFITYISAIGGQAFGVWLLGLSVNNFSLVAGINACFFLVSASILFLGKSKLSLSMSSADGEILKNEKLSIKDQFLTIYRNLRLVFLKGGQKNFGFMIFAVLLINALGGSLGGIYNIFFLSHSLLDFSYTEALFISQVCALVAVIISSLTGNDYFGKQSLPRLMMWATVGLSLVGLANVFNQVVLGLLFLCSTLYVSGKVQPKISTMLLKNLTPEVLARTSNFLGLLFTLSIPVGTACFSLIAVWNIQLTWMLFVGLSLLAILLTGLNLKNDI
- a CDS encoding histidine--tRNA ligase is translated as MKLQKPKGTQDILPAESAKWQYVEGFAREIFKRYNYAEVRTPIFEHYEVISRSVGDTTDIVTKEMYDFYDKGDRHITLRPEGTAPVVRSYVENKLFAPEVQKPSKFYYMGPMFRYERPQAGRLRQFHQIGVECFGSSNPATDVETIAMAAHFLKEIGIQGVKLHLNTLGNPESRAAYRQALIDYLTPLKETLSKDSQRRLEENPLRVLDSKEKEDKVAVENAPSILDFLDEESQAHFDAVRQMLENLGVDYIIDTNMVRGLDYYNHTIFEFITEIEGNDLTVCAGGRYDGLVAYFGGPETAGFGFGLGVERLLLILEKQGVALPIENSLDVYIAVLGQGANVKALELVQALRQQGFKAERDYLNRKLKAQFKSADVFAAKTLITLGESEVESGQVTVKNNQIREDSNSSIYSNLRKEVQISIKEISKNFSEIFEKLGF
- a CDS encoding XRE family transcriptional regulator, with translation MQLKNRLKELRARDGLNQTNLAKLAGVSRQTISLLERDEYTPSIIIALKISQIFNETVESVFRLEEDE
- a CDS encoding PspC family transcriptional regulator; the protein is MKEFLAGFQVDTEQKELAGVCAGLGNYFNIKTNVVRLVAILLFLWSTEFGILTVILYAYLAGWLGRDPLGEGTKKARNQAILLFAVCLILVSLGTEGLTAIYESGKVFGQWLVGLV